In Aedes albopictus strain Foshan chromosome 3, AalbF5, whole genome shotgun sequence, the genomic window gcactgttttgattttgtatgggattttgacgtttcttggccttgttgtttacaaaatttctgtaagagtgaaagagaaagagagaattccatgcagtgccctattgtaatgcatctccgatgtacagcaatcattaataatgacaagaaatatGATGCAAGTAGTCGTTTCTATcattttctaggattctttcaatgattggctgtgtatgtgtagacaagactagactagactagattttCTCTTTTTAGATCTATCTTGCCCCtagttgattacgaaaaagctttcgactgtcTCAATCACGAAAGCATGTGGGAAGCCGGGTATCCCTGAGAATATCATCGGCCtcgttgaagcacagtacagggcattttcaacggtgttttgtccgatcccatccgggtcgttgctggagtgaggcaaggatgtatagggGAATTCGAGGCCtcaacaacgaaaaaaaaacaattcgacAGAAAtctgacctggccacaggttaaggcggttaggactgaaagtaagtaagtaagtaatcaACTGTAAACATGCCCCATGTGGGTAGTCCATTCATAAATGATGGAACCGATTTATTTCCCCAATTATATAGATTATGATAAACTTGGTATCAAAATAAGTCAGTAAAATACGTATATGAACGAGAAATAAACCTCTTATCACCAAAGCCTTAACTAGGTAATATTCATCCGGGTAATTAGAAAGGTCAGTAATTCATCTACATTGAAAAAAGTAATAATTTGTCTCGAAGATAACAGACCTCCTTATGGTGTCTGAATCCTATCTAACGAGATAAATCGTCTTGGGGCATATAAATGCTACAATCACCCTCGGCGTGTCGACAGTTGACTGGTAAATCTCATTTCAATCGAAAATGTTCGACAAAGTCCGCCTAATCCTTTGCGCAGTACTGCTTCTGTGGAGTTCAAGGGCTCAATCCGCGGAAGGTAGCTATGAAGATGTAATCACGAAATTGGATAACCTCCTGTATCGTGTTGTGATGAGTGAGGTTAACATCAAGGAGCGGCTCGAAGAAACGGAAGGCCAGCTCAAGAAGACCTTGGAGCAGCTCGATACCCTCATGGGTCATCAGAGCGATCTGGTGCAAAACGACGATCAGCTTTTATCCATGATAGAAGAGCAGTATGAGAAGCTGAAGCAGAATCAGGAAAACATACGTGAGGAGTTTACAACTATGGTAGTCCGTGTGGGTGAAGAAGTGAGTGATGAATTCAATGTGCTGAGGAGTAACATGGACCAGCACTTTGGAACAACTGAGGAGGGATTAAAACGTTTGATCCAAAAACAAGATGACTTTGCCGCAAATCATGAAGCATTGGCTAATGAATTGGTTGAAATGGAGAAGTACATTGGTGAAACATTCATGTTGGGAATGGCAAACTTAGGCCAACGTTTCGATGAGACGGGAGAAAAGTTTGAAGAGATTAGGCAGAACCAGGAAAATGATCACGCGGAGTTATCATTGACACTGATGAATATGAAGAACGATATCGATCACAACTTCAACATGATGGTTTCAAACGTGATCGAAGGCTTCGAAAATGCAGATATTCAATTCGGTCGTCTCATGCAAAACAGCGATGACGTTGCTGCAGATCATGATGAACTAACATCCATTTTGACAAAACTAGAGCAATTTGTTGGTGAACAGTACATCATGACGCTGACGAACATAACTGGTCAGTTTGATAGAACGAACAACCAAATCGACGATCTCGCGAGGCATCAGGACAACAGTCGCAGTGAGCTGTCATCGAAGCTGACCAGTTTGAAACAAGATATGACCAATCACTTCAACGTGATCGCTTCCAACGTAAACGAGGGCCTCTCGAAAACGGACGTGGGCTTTGATCGCCTCATTCAGACTCAAAGCGACAAAGCAGCAAACCAACAAACCTTTTCTTCCGCGATGACCAAAATGGGTAACGACGTGAACGATCAGTTCggaaaaatttctt contains:
- the LOC134291623 gene encoding uncharacterized protein LOC134291623, which produces MFDKVRLILCAVLLLWSSRAQSAEGSYEDVITKLDNLLYRVVMSEVNIKERLEETEGQLKKTLEQLDTLMGHQSDLVQNDDQLLSMIEEQYEKLKQNQENIREEFTTMVVRVGEEVSDEFNVLRSNMDQHFGTTEEGLKRLIQKQDDFAANHEALANELVEMEKYIGETFMLGMANLGQRFDETGEKFEEIRQNQENDHAELSLTLMNMKNDIDHNFNMMVSNVIEGFENADIQFGRLMQNSDDVAADHDELTSILTKLEQFVGEQYIMTLTNITGQFDRTNNQIDDLARHQDNSRSELSSKLTSLKQDMTNHFNVIASNVNEGLSKTDVGFDRLIQTQSDKAANQQTFSSAMTKMGNDVNDQFGKISLKINERSDKLEGQHKTTKDQLDRLLQNLENHRVELTMAMIEIKHSTSQNFSTLTNYAVQILQQQGSCSTPEGPEEQPEEQPEEQPTDTEVTCKTIGSKTFFFFLA